The Lagopus muta isolate bLagMut1 chromosome 6, bLagMut1 primary, whole genome shotgun sequence sequence AGGAGAAGACAGTGTTTTTCAAGCTGTGGTTTCACAAGCACAACCGCTACAGGTCTGGCAAGAGCAAATTGTACTACAGATTCAAAGGAGGGAGAATACTGATGCATACATAGAAACACCCTGGAAATACTCCCTGCCTTTGCTGGGTTTTGAAGTTCGCAAACACTACTGCTACTGATGACATAGAAATGGTGGGAAGAAGATAGGACTACGACTGTTCTCTTTATTTATACTGTATGAAGATGCTTGGAAGTGGTATCAATGGTGATGGGATCAGATGGAACTCCTGGGGTTGCCAggcaagagaggaaaagagcaaggtggaagaaaagagaggagacCAGAAGAACAAGAACTGAAGGAACCCAGTTTATCTGCTTAGCAACAAAGAACGGGGTTTGCCTTGTGGCAGTGGCAGAGAGTGAAAAGGTGGGATAGGAAGGAGTGTGGCCAGGCCTAGTGCTGCTCTGGCTTGGCACTGATTAACACAGCATGGAGAGACCCGTGATGAGCTGCATTAAGGAAATCCCATTGCAACGGTCGTAAGGGCTATTCACAGCCTGCTGTCAGCTGAAGTCACCCTGGTGAGAGACAGAGAGGATAGCAAGCCTGCAGTGTGACATGCATCAGCTTATAACTCTGTTGTCCACCAAAATGCATCTCCAAAAAGCTGTAAGAGCAAGCCAGGTCTTCTAGTATATTGTTGTTGTGCTTCTTGTGTGTTGTGTGGATGTTGTAACTCCTGCTATCGGCTGGGAAAGCCTGTTCAGCCTTTGGGGTGTCTGCTTATCCAGGGCAGCCCTTACAAGGTAGCATCCGTTGTCAGTTTGTCCACTGTCCATACCTGGGATGTGTTACAGCAGCAACTCAGGATCTTCAGGGATTGCTCTTCATGGATAGACCTTCCTTGGCCAAAAAGCCCCTAcagcctttgtgctgctctTTGAGATTGGTGGCCCTGAGATGGCTAAGTGCACAGGAGCCCAAGTGGGCTGAGAAGGTTGCAAGAGACCATCTCATCCATTACACAGCTCCAGCAATGCCATCACGAGCCCTGATGAAGCTGTCAAAGGGAAGCCCGCCTTTGAGGAgcgcagcctgtgccagcatccAGCAGAACGCCCATGGATGGCATGGGAATTTATTGAGGTCAGACAGTACACCGAACTGCATGGCTAAATCCTTCCTACGTAAAAGTAAAGTACCCTTTAATCAGCTTACAGGGTGTTCAGGAACTTCTACCTCCCccgttctttcttttttcttaacatgTATGTGTGTGAGCCCATGTGTGTCATAAAGATTTTCTCTTTCACGCTTTCAGGTGAGCCCTCCCCAACACCCAGGGCCTGGCCACAACGCTGCTATCTACAGAATGAAGGTTGGAGGTGTTTTCTCAACCCTCAAATCTGAAAGAGAATGGACCCTAATTGGAATAAGGTGGATTTAGCCTCCCAAATACTCCCTTCTTGCACAGGATGGTTTCAGGAGTGGTTTTAATCTTTGCCACCTGATCTGCAATTTTGGCTGCAACAGACAGGAGTGGGATATGGTGAGGGCAGCTGTAGGTGGTCTGGAGAAATGGAGAGAAGAGGACAATTAGAATACACGGCTAAGTGGGACCTCAGAAAAATGCCTACTCAGCTCCCACATCCCAGGGTGGACTCAGTTATTCCCAGATCCTGAGCAGGGTAGGCAGCATTCCTTGTCACCCCTGATACAGAAGCCTGACAAACTATTGCAGTCCCCTTTGGAGGCTTGTGCTTAAAGCAAAGCATAAAACAAAGGGGAAAGCTCTCTGTTTTGTTGGCATCCCTGTGCCTCTTGTCTGTGCAAATGGTCTACAGCAAACCCTAAAGGATCCCCCTGTGAGCAGGGAGTATGCACCTTCCCGTGCTCAGTATGATAAATATCTGGGGTTCATTCAAGTCCCAGCcttggagagggagaaggaaggagaaccATTCCTTGAGGCTACGCATCCCTCCGGAGCAGCAAGTGATGTAGCAAGGAGCAAATAACCCCAAGCAAAGATGTTGGAATTTAGAGTTCTCAGAAGAGAGAAGTATCTCCCCCCATTCTATCATCCTCTAGGGATGTGAGGAATGTGCATGGCtctgtctgtctatctgtcTGTACTGCACTCAACTCCTAAGATGTTTCAGGATTCCCTTGGATTGCTTATgccttcctgctttcttctgggcagcagagcccagaaAGGCATGgcagagatgtgctgtgctCTGGCGTATCATTCTTCTGGGTTGCACctgcttaaaaacaaagttaaataTGGGGGATGAGAGGAAATCACTGGCATAAGATGTCACATTCCTGAAAGTGTGCCCATTTGCTCTGAAGTCTGGAAGATGCTGGACATGCTAGTTATCTCTGAAATTGACAGCAGTACCTGTGGGGAAGGACAGCAAAACCTTTGTGTGAGGAGATTTGGGCTGTGCTAGAGCAGACCTCAGCTATTTGGATCAAAGCCATATCTGCTTTGAGCCAAACCCTTGGGTGAAACCTGCCACAAAATCCAGTTCTTTAGGAATAAAGTATTAGGTACTTGacacacacaggaaaaacaaaatcctttgAATGGTTTGCTAAGagctgggaggagggggggTGATGGCACGTCTCATCTAGCATGCTGGCAAATGTACTGCTTTCCCAAGGGACTGGGATGAGAAATGCTTTGGGAGCAAGCCAAGCCATCCCTTATCCAACTGCTTGGGGGAGGACAACGTGCAGGGACAGGGCTGCCCAGGCTGTCCTTGGGCTCTTGGTCTGGCATGGCTTTTCCCAACTGGACACTGCCTTGTTCCTTAATGCAgaggagctctgagcacaggctctctgcagcagagctctgcgCTAATGCTTCCCATGCGCTTGGCTTTGCCACAGCTCTAATTGGCATCAGCATCTGTAATCTCAGCCTCCAGCTGTTTGCTgtgtctggggaagaggagaaagtaCTTTGGGGAATTAATTTTAAGTATAAAGATAACATGCTCCATGACCTAGCTGGCGGGTGGCCCGGCCCAGCTGTTCCAGgtgtgcagtgccagcagtgagCATGGCAGCTCCCAACACCTGGATGTCATTTTGGTGTCAGGTGTCAGGCACCTGACAGGGTTTGTGAGATAAGTTCCTTCTGAGGCTCTTGCTGATCACAGGTGTGCCTTTCCATGCCTGTTTGATACCGTGCACGTCTCCTTCCCAGGAGCTTTTTCTTAGGGAATAGCCCCAGTAAGCTCACTGATGTTTCAAGGGCAGGAGGGGCTCTCGAGCTACATTAATTTGATCCATCCTGTGACACAAGCCCTTGTATTTCAGGATGTTACCCTTGTATGAGATCAATTATATGGCTTAGTCTGAAGCCAGGCACCCACAAAAACATCTAGATGTGATTATAAGCTAAAAGAGACAGTAAATCTCCCTGCCTTCTCTGTAGCTTCTTTCCCACAGCTAATCaccattaaaaatgcatgagaTTCTATGACTTACATGGGTTTACATCCCCGTAGCTTCTTGGAGGGGGGGGCTTGGAGAGGCTGGAAGCCCGGAGAGCCCTGCTGTCTTCTTCCCTCCCTGGCAAAGACAGGACACTGTCTCGGTCTCTTTTCTTGGAAATGCATTACAGGCAGATTTTGAAGCAGGACAGCTTCGCTGTGGATGGTGCTTTCACAGAGAATCACTCAGCTAAATATGTCAAATAAAAGGAATAGGATTGGCTGTAAAAgctctttattttcctccctttgTTCTGAACCTGAGGACAGCCTCAGTGATGTGTTGCCCAGCTATCAGGATACTATTCAACAGCTGACTTCAGGCAAATTTGTGCTGAAATTTTGACAGgtaattttgttcttcttttctacGTAAAAATTCAGTACCTCAGGCTTGAACAACCACAGTGATCAAAGTTCTAAGTGCCTTGGGACATTCTCAGACATCATGTCTCACAGGCAACCTCCCTGGTCCATTGAACTGATTAACAAAGCAGACTCGCTATAACCTGAGCCTGGGGAGCCTTTGGGGTTCTCCTTCTGCCTCCTTGGCTCCCTGCTGGGGTTGagctcagagctggctgctgggcAGTGATGGTGGCATTGCACTCTCTAGCAAAGTCCTTGCATGCCACAGGCCGTGGttgcaaagaaggaaaggaggtcCTGGAAAATACTGAACACCAGAGTCTTGTTACTGAAGACTCAATGTGAATCTGCAGAGGGTCTCTTCCCTTCCTGATGCAAGGGAAAGAGCCATTATGGGCAGATGGTTCTTTGATGGACTGGTCTTACGTGACGCTGGGGTGGTTCTGCTGGAAGAAATGTGCCGCTGTTCACCCCTTGTGTCCTTCACAGTGCCTGCTTAGTACagaataaagtattttttatatcaagaaaagcagctgcaggtgaTTTCACAACCTCTCCAGCCCTTGGACTGAGCCCAAAGGGTGTGACAGTGTGCCTGGCTAACAAGGACATTCTGCAAGCTGTATACCCAGGCAAAAAATAACACTGTTCAAAATTACCTATCTCATCAGGAACTCTTCAAAGGTGCTCTTAAATATTCACCGTCCATCACTCAAACATCCCAGCCCTGGCAGGGATGCCTAATGATGCTTCTTGCTTTCTGCAAGGGTGACACACAGCTCTGCCGTTtgcatttttgtgctttttatttttgcagtgataTGAGATGACTTCTTTGGGTGCGTTGACGTGTTACCCTGTCTCTTCTGCTATGAGCACAGTTCCTCTTAGCCAAGCAATGGACTGTGTCTAATGCTCCAATCTActagcagagaagagaaagctttctGGGGACACTCACAGCAAAGCCACCAAAACCTTCTAGCTCACGACTGCTTACATGGAGCTGGGGATGTGGTTTACAACCACTGTATTTGCTAAGGGTGCGCTGCGGGCAGCACACACAGAGAAACCACTGGACTTAGAAGCAGTGGGCAAGCATTGCTGTAGCCTGGGAGTTTGCACTGGAAGAACTGCCCTAATAAGCGCCTTGCATGGCTGCTCTCTTTTGGAAGTCAAAAGATATATTTCACATTAGATTAATCTACTCCAGGATTAAACTGGTCTAGGATTAAAGCACCGCTAGCCTGGCAAAAGGACTTCCACGCAGTTTAGAGCCATCCTGTGCTAACCCACGGGGAAAATCAagataattaaaacaaattgaGTGTTAAAGTAGGTTAGACAAATGGCATTAATCCCTGTGGGAAGGCAGAAGGCCTGCAGTTACAATTCAGTCCTgatccctgtgctgctcagggtggttaaatagaaataaattaagGGCACTCTGTCCACAGTTCCACTAATGCACCTCAAGGCCTCCCTTGACTAGTTTGAGCTGTTTCCTTGGAGCCCAGAAGGGCTCTGCTACAAGTGGTGTTGCCAAACCAGCTCTTCTTGACCTGAGAGATGAGCAGCCCTGTTTGTGCCCACCTGTGCAGGAGGTAAATTGTTCCAGAGGAACGTGGAAGCTCCAGGCAGAGCTGAAGGCCGGAAGGAATCCCTCTGCGACTGGCAGGGAGCCAGCAGGACAgagctttgttctgctttgcaggTTTAATTCCACATGAAAGTTGGGTCATCTCCAAGGAGCAGAACAGACTCACACACAGGGATTGGGATCAACGGGAAAATGGCAATGCTATGCCGGGGGTAGGAGGCAGCTCCCAAAGAGATGATGCTCCTGTTGATTTTGGAAAAAAGCTTGGAAATCACATCTCTGGGGACAATATTTAGCGAGGCAGAGTGCCCGCTGAGTACGTAAGGTAATTTTCTCCTTCTCGCATATGCAGCGAGCTGAAGCAGCTGGATAAAACAGTGGGATTAAGTGCTGTTAGCTGCAGGGCAAGGATGGAACTGAGATCCAAGTCCTCGCTGCTGGAAATGGGGCTCTGGCTTTCCCGTGCTGCAGATGCTGAGGATTGATTGTGTCTTTCAAACAAAAGTAAAGGAATTTGGGGATAAGGGGCAGAGAAGGCTGGAGAGAGGAATTTTCTGTCAGTCTCCTCCTGGGTTAGATGGAAGTGATATCTGGACATTTTAGCAGCTCTGAGAAGCTTCTTGTCCCATAAAAAGCAGGCAGTAATGCAGTTTCCCCCTTCCTTCTGGTGTAAATGATCCTTTCTTGCAATGccttcccttcctgctgccttccacAACAGAAGGCTGATCAGGATGGCTGAGCAGAGGtttggcagcacagctggaaagatGCCCATTGATGGAGGATGAGGTCTCACATCTCCCAGCCCACCTGAGCTAGAAATGGGGGTCACAGCCCTCCTGTCCTTCCCCAGCCTCTGGCTCTGCTAGAAATGCAGTGTGTTTCTCCACCAGCAGAGGGGTCAATGCAGTGATATGCCCTCTGAGGGGGCAAAGGGATCAAGTCGGGACATCTCAGTGCCCCACAACCAATACCCTCCCCCATCAACTCCTCATAGGGAAATCATTGAACAAGGTCTGCTACTCAAAACAACACAGATTGCTCTTTAGTTCCCTGATCTCCTGACTCTCTCCATTTAAAAAGAGGTAGCGTTTGCCATTTTCTGCACTTCCAGAGTCTTCACAGTCCTTCAAATGCTCTTGGAGATCAGAGCAATGATTTCTCTCATCACCGTTGGTACCAGTGCTTTGAATCTCCTGGGCAAAATCTTCAGTTCGGGCTAACTTGAAACAATTTTCTACTTGAAGACCTGTcggtttgtgtgtgtgtgtttttttctcctctagcTTTGTCAAGGCTTTGCTAAGATCCGACAGCGCTTTGATCCACCGCCGTATTCGCAGCGCAGCGCTTGTGGGACCGATGCCTCCGCTATTTCCTAACTCCCATCAGCGCAGCCAGGCTCATGACAAGGGAGACGGCTGTGTTCGAAGCACACAAACACGGCACGGCTGGGCTGGAACGGATCTCACAGCCTCCCTTCGTcactcccttcccccccccgcCTTATCCCGGTGAGCCGCTTACTGTCCCGGGGCGGCACGGGGGAGGCTCCTCCCATCACCTCGCAAAGTTCGGAGCCGGCGGAGCGCCTTCGCTTCTCCCCGCCGCGGGGGGCTGAGCCGGGGAGGCGGCGGCTCGGCGGCTCCATGCCCCGGCGCCATGGGGAACGGCAGCGCCGGGGCCGCCCCGTGCAACGGCACCgctccgccgcctcctcctcctcctcctccggcCGGCCACAACATCGCCGCCCTGGTGCTGGGCATCGTTCTCATCCTGCTGATCGTCGGGGGCAACGGGCTGGTGTGCCTCAGCGTGTGCACGGAGCGGGCGCTCAAGACCACCACCAACTATTTCATTGTCAGCCTCGCCGTCGCCGACCTGCTGCTCGCCCTCCTCGTCCTGCCCCTCTACGTCTACTCCGAGGTGAGAGATGCTCGGGGGGCGGCCGAGGGAACGGGGGAGGGGGGCGGGCGGTTCTGCCATCCCTGCTGGCGTCCTGGACCgctggaggtgacagcagttgGCTCTGCACAAGTACGGCTACTCCCCCTTGTCCTGGCTGCCCCGGATGCCCCCCTGATGCCCACAAGGTCCCGAGACCCAGTGCCCCAAATGTCCCAAGCTCCCAAACCCCAAGCCCCAAATGTCCTGATCCCCAAATTCCCCAAGCCCCAGTGCCCTGGGATATCTGCTCTGGGAGCCGCTGCACTGCGAGCATCCCAATTTGCCATCAGCCAATGTTTAGGAAGAGATGGTGAGCTCCCATGCTGTATTCTGGCTGCTGTGAGGAGATCTTTAGCCAGGTAGCAGATTGCTGTGACAAGTTGAGGAGGGGATGCTGCCTCTTTAGAGATGTGGTCACCCTTGAAGTGGCTTTGGTGGCTTCCTGTTTGATTCCTCCTGGCTGGTGTGCTCTGTTTGGCAGGCTTGGAGTCACCTCTGAAACCTGCTCCCCTCCGAGACCACGACAGCTGAGGGAAAGGGAAGCAGGAGCGAGAGGTAGGAGTGTGCAATTCAGGTGCTCCTGAGTGGTTTTGCATCTTGttgtgaaatagaaataaattgaTTCTGCCTGAGGACTGATGATGCTTTGAGATTGCAGGGAGATTTGTTGCTCCTCTTCCTGGCCCAACCTGCTATTTCAGAGGGGTTTGTTGGACCTGCACGTGgctctccctgctcccatcGAAACTCTATCAGTCCTCAGACAAATGGAGGATAGCACCCATAGGCCAAAAGAGCTGACTTTTTGCACCTATTCTTGCAGTAGCTGGGAGTGTAGAAGACAGAGGACCTCTTTTCAGATGTGGGAAGAGCAGAGGTGTAATGCCATGCAGAGGGAGCAGCCCCAGAAAGCTGTACCTGCAGGCTCAGGATGGCTGTCAGTTAACTTTCCTGAAAGTGTGATTTTTCATTGCCATAGGATTTGTAAGAGCTTCCTAAGGGATGGACGGGGCTGTCATGTGGCAGAGTGGTGTTCCTGTCCCTGAAGGCCAGCACAGGATCACGCTGGCTGTGTCCCAGCATGAGtgtctcctctcctctgctaCACCAGGGCTGGGCCTATATTTTCTTAAGTGAGGAAGGCAGTGGATTAGAGCTTAGGATACTTTTAGTCCCTCTACCTAGTCCTAGGATTTGTTGGGACATTGTGACCTGTCTCCCCAGAGCTCTTCTAGAGGCACACGTTCTGCtagggacccataaggaccaGTGACAAACAGGAGTGTAAGAGATTCCCCCCTCTTTCCCCTGCACCAAGAAGAGCCCCGCCATACTGCTTGGGCTGGGTGCATTTGCTTTTCCCTGCATGTCTCAATTTTGGTCCTTAGGAAGCCTCTGTGTTTTATCATTCTTCTTAGCTATTTCTTGCTGATTGGGTTTCTGCCCTTCTTCtgcccttctctttctcttcccttcccctttcccctttcctgtcCCCAGCTGACATACCCTGCTGTGCCCCTGAGAAGCATTTCCAGCTGGCCAGAGCATTGTGGATGTCTCCCTGGGGATGACagacacttgctgaatgctcAGGATGGGTGGTCAGCCCTGGGTGAGCTTTAGGAGCTTGAGCTGCCCTGCCTGTGCCTTAGCAACAATGCTCCTTTAAGTGCACTCACTTCAGTACCTGTTCAAAACTATCAGTTCTGTGCTGTAATCCTTCGGTGTCTTTACCTGCCTTAAGTAAATAACCAGCCCAGGTTAATACTTGGGGGTGTTGAAATGGATGTGATGAAGCTCGTCTTCCCTCAATCCAAACATCGCTGTCCTTGGTCAGCTCTGATCTTCCAACCAGCATGGGAAACTGAGCTTTCAGTCTACAGTCATGCTGCTCAGCTGTAGCTGTGCCTCCTACCTGCTTCGCCCTGCTCAGCTCCTTCCCTAATCCTTGCCTGAGCCATGAAATGGGGCCGAGCCAggaagctgctggcaggagctgtgcGAGGTACAGTTATGTAAACATCTTTGCCACTAAGATCTGTGTAAGCATTTACAAAAAAGAGGAGACAGTTTTAGCAGCTCTGCACTCTTACCCTGCACCTCTACAGGTCGGAGAAGATGATTCTCTCCAGCAGGCACTCTGCCcgcagagcagaagcagaggcagTCAGCTTCCTCTGGACACTCAGGAAACTTATGGAATCAGATGTAGTAGACTTTGCACTCACACACCAGGATTATTGCTGGTGCCACATCCTTCTCAGCAGGCTCGAGCTCTTCAGATCAGCACTTTCTTTGTGTTACACCCTTGAACTGATGGTTCCGTCAGCCTTGCTGATGGTAGGCAGGTACCTGGAAATCCAGCTGGCCATCTCAGGTCAGATATTAGGGAAAAATTCTCCCCcgaaagagtggtgatgcattggtACAGGCTGCCAAAAGcgtggtagagtcactgtcccaGAGGAGTTCCAAgaacgtggagatgtggcactgagggacagggTGGGGGTGGGTgagggatcttagaggtcttttccaaccttagcaaTGTTAAGATTCTACAACCTCCTAATGTTTGCAGCCTGCTACTTTCTGAGCATTGTATTTTGGATGCCATCCCCACCAAAGTCCTCTTCGTGTGCTTCCATTGAGCCACCTCACAGGGCTGGCAAGAGGACAGCTATGAAGCTCCTGTGCGGCAACAGAGAGAAGCATGTATTTTTATCAGATGAAATAAGAGTAAAACCTTGCCAGATCTGTGCAGAGAATGCCTTACAAAAGACATAGGCTGGCTCATGGGGTTATAtttgcagctttgttttattttggtaagGAAGACAGCTTGCATGCTTTGCTGTGCAACTGCCTGGCTGTCTCTTCTCAGCACCAGCactactgggaaaaaaaatagagggtctcatgcaaaaaaagcaaagaatgtggggggggggggggggtaaaaAAAATTAGAGTTGTTCTGGAGCACTTGTTAAAGGCGGCTTGAGCTGTTTGTGATCCGTAAAGCTTTACACTGTGTACCTTGATGGGCTAATCTTCTGCAACCTGCTGTAATGAGGTACCATTCGGCCACATGACCAAGCAAAGCCAGCTCTGCCTCTAATCCAAAGTCACTCCTCCACCAGAGGGATTCCAGGCACATTTTGTGGGAGTGCTCAACTTTCAGGGCGCCCAACGCGAGCTCCACAGCGAAAGCTCTTGGAAGTTCTTGGGAGGTGCTGCAGGTCGGCAGCTCAGGGCCTGTTCAGAACCCATTCATTCCATGAAACCACAAATGGGTTTTGAACACCACAGCCCAGAGTCAAATTTTCTCCAATGAAACTGGACAGGATCCTGGTGAAGCTTTGGTAAAAAATGTGAGGGTTGTGTTTCAGGATTCAGCTCCCAAATTCTGCTTGAAGCAGCTGATCTGCCCTAGAGAAAAGCCCAAATGAAACTCCCAGGTATGACTCCAGTGTTCTTCTGGAAGCTGATGGGGCCTCTCAAGGAGATGGGTGTATAAAAATAGCCCAACAGTTTCTCCAGAGtctcctttggctttgcagcTCCACTAATCATAATCCTGTGTGTGACATCAGTGCTGACTGATACTAATCCGGGAGAGTGCCTGCTCCTGGAAATGCGAATGGGGAGGACCATGAATGTCAAAAACCTCAAGTTTGCACAGGTCTCTAGACAGCCAAAGAGCACAGGGAGACACAAAGTGCTTGGACCAGACTTAGAAAGACTGTGCTTCAAGCAGGaagagccctgagggaatttCAACCCTAATATCTCTGCTGGAGCGCCAGACAGAGCTGTCTCAAAGGCTGGTTCAGAAACACAGCACAACTGGAAACCTTCAGTCCAGTGGTGCTGCTCGGGGCCacagctgggagaagaagcctTTGGTTTGGTCCCTGGCCAGTAGTGCTGGCCTCCTGGTACCCGGCACAGGGTACAGATGTACCTCAGGAACACAGGAGCAGAAGTCAGGGGACAAGCCCTGCCCAGAGGATGCTCCCGGGGGCATTTTATACACGTATATGCAGAGCTGTTTCCCTGCATGTTAGAGGCACCTACTGACCAGGGATCTTGTCGTTAAGTTTCAGGGTGGCGTGTGGtccctcagcactgtgctctgcgATGCCCTGATGACCATGGATGTGATGCTGTGCACAGCTTCCATCTTCAACCTCTGTGCTATCAGTGTGGATCGGTAagtgccttcctcctcctcacgCCGGAGGAGAGGGCTCATGTCTCAGCATCAAGCTGCTGCCATTCTCTTACCTTACCCTACTAGTGGTGCCACCTTCACACAAGCACCGACCCACCTGTGTTGGCAGGTTTATTGCTGTTTCAGTCCCGCTGAACTACAACCGGCGACAGGTCGACCTGCGGCAGCTGATCCTCATCTCCACCACGTGGATATTCGCCTTTGCTGTAGCATCCCCAGTCATATTTGGCCTCAACAATGTCCCGAACCGGGACCCCAGCTTGTGCCAGCTGGAGGATGACAACTACATTGTGTACTCCTCCATCTGCTCCTTCTTCATCCCTTGCCCTGTCATGCTGGTGCTCTACTGCGCCATGTTCCAAGGACTCAGGCGCTGGGAAGAAGCCAGGAAGGCCAAGCTAAGGGGTGGCATCTACGGGGGCAACAGAATGCTCTATCACCCCTCACCCTTCATTGAGAGAGAGCGGGTTGGCACGGAGCCGGACGAGTACCACCGTTATGTGCACTCTGAGCACCCCCTTTCTGGGGACTATGTGATGAGCAATGGGCTCCAGACTGTCTCCTACCCACACCTCAAGTACCCACACCCGGCGCACAGTCAGAAGCGGGCCAAGATCAACGGCCGGGAACGGAAGGCCATGAGGGTACTGCCTGTGGTTGTTGGTGAGTGGCCGGTGGCAGAGGCTGGTCGAGGACGGTGAGAAACGTGCCGTGTGGTCCGACAGGGTTTAGGATTTTGTTGAACCCAGTCCAGGGAGTGCCTCAGTCTCCCTTTGATCCAGAGTAGCATCACTCCTGGGAAAAAACACACATAGGGTGTTTTTAATTCAACCTTCACTTCAGCTGTCAGCTTTGTGACTCCTGCTAACCCAAAGATGACACACAACTTACACCTTTTCTTCACTAACATTTAGGAAGTTGACCAAAATTTTTGTCATGGA is a genomic window containing:
- the DRD4 gene encoding D(4) dopamine receptor isoform X1 → MGNGSAGAAPCNGTAPPPPPPPPPAGHNIAALVLGIVLILLIVGGNGLVCLSVCTERALKTTTNYFIVSLAVADLLLALLVLPLYVYSEFQGGVWSLSTVLCDALMTMDVMLCTASIFNLCAISVDRFIAVSVPLNYNRRQVDLRQLILISTTWIFAFAVASPVIFGLNNVPNRDPSLCQLEDDNYIVYSSICSFFIPCPVMLVLYCAMFQGLRRWEEARKAKLRGGIYGGNRMLYHPSPFIERERVGTEPDEYHRYVHSEHPLSGDYVMSNGLQTVSYPHLKYPHPAHSQKRAKINGRERKAMRVLPVVVGAFLFCWTPFFVVHITRALCKSCTIPTQVTSIVTWLGYVNSAVNPIIYTVFNAEFRNFFRKVLHLFC
- the DRD4 gene encoding D(4) dopamine receptor isoform X2, whose protein sequence is MGNGSAGAAPCNGTAPPPPPPPPPAGHNIAALVLGIVLILLIVGGNGLVCLSVCTERALKTTTNYFIVSLAVADLLLALLVLPLYVYSEGGVWSLSTVLCDALMTMDVMLCTASIFNLCAISVDRFIAVSVPLNYNRRQVDLRQLILISTTWIFAFAVASPVIFGLNNVPNRDPSLCQLEDDNYIVYSSICSFFIPCPVMLVLYCAMFQGLRRWEEARKAKLRGGIYGGNRMLYHPSPFIERERVGTEPDEYHRYVHSEHPLSGDYVMSNGLQTVSYPHLKYPHPAHSQKRAKINGRERKAMRVLPVVVGAFLFCWTPFFVVHITRALCKSCTIPTQVTSIVTWLGYVNSAVNPIIYTVFNAEFRNFFRKVLHLFC